A genomic stretch from Bacterioplanes sanyensis includes:
- a CDS encoding pyrimidine/purine nucleoside phosphorylase, which translates to MLQVNQYFDGKVKSIALQTETLPATVGVMSAGQYQFSTSQKEVMTVVSGTMTVRLPSADDWQTFAQGESFTVAANVSFDVDVAGDTAYFCTYE; encoded by the coding sequence ATGTTACAGGTAAACCAATATTTTGATGGCAAGGTGAAGTCCATCGCCTTGCAGACCGAGACCCTGCCAGCCACCGTCGGCGTCATGAGTGCGGGTCAATACCAGTTCTCCACCAGCCAAAAGGAAGTCATGACCGTGGTGTCTGGTACGATGACAGTGCGCTTACCGTCTGCTGACGACTGGCAAACCTTTGCTCAAGGTGAATCCTTCACGGTTGCCGCCAACGTCAGCTTTGATGTCGACGTTGCTGGCGACACCGCCTATTTCTGCACCTACGAATAA
- a CDS encoding DUF3301 domain-containing protein, whose protein sequence is MSWTLLLLVVSAGLAWLLWQRQQQAKMMALFILRRHCQQLQLQLLDDTLYMCGWRLLAGRWLDPGRWNLERRYCFEFSSGHGTERYRGEMVLHGRRLVSLDLEPHQL, encoded by the coding sequence ATGAGTTGGACTTTGTTACTGCTGGTGGTGTCTGCCGGGCTGGCCTGGCTATTGTGGCAACGCCAGCAACAGGCAAAAATGATGGCGTTGTTTATTTTGCGGCGCCATTGCCAGCAGCTGCAATTGCAGCTGTTGGACGACACCTTGTACATGTGTGGCTGGCGCTTACTGGCCGGTCGCTGGCTCGACCCCGGTCGCTGGAACCTTGAGCGGCGCTACTGCTTTGAGTTCTCTTCCGGCCATGGTACCGAGCGCTACCGCGGTGAGATGGTGTTACACGGCCGGCGCTTAGTGTCGCTGGATCTGGAGCCGCACCAACTGTAG
- the upp gene encoding uracil phosphoribosyltransferase, with protein MSVHEIRHPLVQHKLGLMRAKDISTRSFRQLAGEVGNLLTYEATKDLELEKYTVDGWCGDIQAERILGKKFTVVPILRAGLGMLDGVLELVPSAKISVVGLYRDEETLEPVSYFDKLAGDIDQRMALVVDPMLATGGSMIATIDLLKQAGCTSIRALVLVAAPEGIDKVQKAHPDVDIYTASIDQRLNENGYIIPGLGDAGDKIFGTQ; from the coding sequence ATGAGCGTTCATGAAATCCGTCATCCACTGGTGCAACATAAGTTGGGCCTGATGCGTGCTAAAGACATCAGCACCCGCAGCTTTCGCCAATTGGCCGGTGAGGTGGGTAACCTGCTGACCTACGAAGCGACCAAAGATCTGGAGCTGGAAAAGTACACGGTTGATGGCTGGTGTGGCGATATCCAGGCGGAGCGTATTCTGGGTAAGAAGTTCACCGTGGTGCCCATCTTGCGCGCCGGTCTTGGCATGCTAGATGGGGTGCTGGAGCTGGTGCCAAGCGCCAAAATCAGCGTGGTTGGCCTTTACCGCGACGAAGAAACCCTGGAGCCGGTCAGCTATTTCGACAAACTTGCCGGTGATATCGACCAGCGCATGGCGTTGGTGGTAGACCCCATGCTGGCCACTGGCGGCTCGATGATTGCGACCATTGACCTGCTCAAGCAAGCTGGCTGCACCAGCATTCGTGCACTGGTGCTGGTTGCCGCGCCGGAAGGCATCGACAAGGTGCAAAAAGCACACCCAGATGTCGACATTTATACCGCCTCCATCGACCAGCGCTTGAACGAAAACGGCTACATCATTCCGGGCTTGGGCGATGCCGGCGACAAAATCTTTGGCACTCAATAA
- a CDS encoding uracil-xanthine permease family protein, translated as MSNLSTAQGWRTVLAGLQMLFVAFGALVLMPLITGLDPSVALFTAGIGTLLFQLVTKRSVPVFLASSFVFIAPISYSVDTWGMAATMGSLFCAGLVYIALAALVALKGPGFLHRLMPPVVTGPIIMVIGLGLAPIAVNMAMGKTGDGSAELFPYTDAVIVSMGALLVTLLVSALGKGLFRLVPILAGVAVGYALAWMFGMVDMTPVEQKSWLAVPDFVAPEFHLAAILFMLPIAIVPAIEHVGDVLAIGSVTGKNYVEKPGLHRTLLGDGLATSAASLFGGPPNTTYSEVTGAVMLTKAFNPVVMIWAAVFAIVLAFIAKFGAFLQTIPAPVMGGILVLLFGSIASVGLNILVKARVDMAAQRNLVIVATTLVFGIGGMAIGSKDWTLQGIALCGLVAIVLNLILPHEAEADDLHEEQAVVDDFVEHHR; from the coding sequence ATGAGCAACTTATCTACTGCACAGGGCTGGCGCACTGTGCTTGCGGGTCTGCAAATGCTGTTTGTGGCGTTTGGTGCCTTGGTGCTGATGCCCCTGATTACCGGCTTGGATCCATCTGTGGCGCTGTTTACCGCCGGTATCGGTACGCTGTTGTTTCAACTGGTGACCAAGCGCTCGGTGCCAGTCTTTTTGGCGTCGTCGTTTGTGTTTATCGCGCCGATTTCATACAGCGTGGACACCTGGGGCATGGCTGCGACCATGGGGTCGCTGTTTTGTGCGGGTTTGGTGTACATCGCACTGGCAGCCTTGGTGGCACTGAAAGGCCCGGGCTTTTTACACCGACTGATGCCACCCGTTGTGACTGGCCCTATCATCATGGTGATTGGCCTTGGCTTGGCACCCATTGCGGTAAATATGGCGATGGGGAAAACCGGTGACGGCAGCGCTGAGCTGTTTCCTTATACCGATGCTGTGATCGTTTCTATGGGCGCTTTGCTGGTGACCTTGCTGGTGTCAGCTCTGGGTAAAGGTCTGTTCCGTCTGGTTCCGATTTTGGCCGGTGTGGCGGTAGGCTACGCGCTGGCGTGGATGTTTGGCATGGTCGATATGACCCCAGTCGAGCAAAAAAGCTGGTTGGCGGTGCCGGATTTTGTGGCGCCAGAGTTTCATCTCGCCGCCATTTTATTTATGTTGCCCATTGCCATTGTGCCGGCCATTGAACACGTTGGTGACGTTTTGGCGATTGGCAGTGTGACCGGTAAAAACTACGTCGAAAAACCGGGTTTGCATCGCACCTTGCTGGGCGATGGTTTAGCCACCTCAGCGGCGTCATTATTTGGTGGACCACCGAACACCACATACTCAGAAGTGACTGGGGCGGTGATGCTGACCAAGGCGTTTAATCCTGTGGTGATGATCTGGGCGGCGGTGTTTGCCATTGTGCTGGCGTTTATCGCCAAGTTTGGTGCGTTTTTGCAAACCATCCCAGCACCCGTGATGGGCGGCATTTTGGTGCTGCTGTTTGGCTCGATTGCCAGTGTAGGCTTGAACATATTGGTGAAAGCTCGCGTCGATATGGCGGCGCAGCGCAATCTGGTGATTGTTGCCACCACCTTGGTCTTTGGTATTGGCGGCATGGCCATTGGGTCGAAGGATTGGACCCTGCAAGGCATTGCCTTGTGTGGCTTGGTCGCTATTGTTCTTAACCTGATTTTACCGCATGAGGCGGAAGCGGATGACTTGCACGAAGAACAGGCCGTTGTTGACGACTTTGTTGAGCATCATCGATAA
- a CDS encoding putative bifunctional diguanylate cyclase/phosphodiesterase, protein MIDPSTRQLNAHAALEQQLQTVLDHATRVFLTSGHETVEADIATALKHLRKRLRATDAALLLCPPADTREEGRFVLSAQQTEPLGVRVRQLLQQREQWCHLVLRPAVRQFATETELEAEQCVLTALQAQQVILVPVVGRQVDGGCLLFIFQNTQSEALSRACLQLLSTFAHLCYLMVDRLGVMEQLSQREQLLRRTEKLASIGSWFDDLVSGQITISEQTARIFGLDEDQRLVTIDDFYRHLHPDDRQRVRHELHDSVRRGEATDLTYRIIDQHGRQRTLHGMAEVITDDSGQAIARYGSLQDITEQEVRERHLLQAAKVLESTNEGVVVTDANGMIEAINPAFSRITGYDESEVLQHSIAVLKSSRHDARFYQDMLRQLSITGQWRGEVWNRRRSGEIFPQWLTITAVQDGLGKTGNYVGVFTDMSSQRRSEQQLEQLSHYDSLTNLPNRRLLIQRLQHAIEHGHDGQQLALIAIDLDHFKHINDSLGHPAGDRLLKQFAQRLRRRLRDSDTVARQGGDDFMVMIEQVQGREYVAKIADIIKRLLCQPFDLGIGQELMIGASMGITLYPDDGNSVTQLLSNADVAMYRAKQRGRNHYQFYSNEMTRAASDRLELGSQLRHALQRGGQLQLYYQPQVCMASNRVVGLEALMRWQHPDDGIIAPGRFLPVAEDNGLMPELDTCALTLACQQIAHWQQRGVRPLTVAVNITQPTFVAGGLVETLSLLLQRYRIDSSWLELEITEGALLEPTPAVLGTIAGLKELGISLAVDDFGTGYSSLAYLHRYKVDKLKIDRSFVTGLAEDDGRVITSTIINMAKGLGLQVLAEGVECEQQLMFLRDHHCEVYQGFLFSQPVPVHQLQPWLLPATG, encoded by the coding sequence ATGATTGACCCTTCTACACGTCAACTAAACGCCCATGCTGCACTGGAGCAGCAGCTGCAAACCGTATTGGATCATGCGACGCGTGTATTTCTGACCTCAGGTCATGAAACCGTCGAAGCGGACATCGCCACCGCTTTGAAGCATTTGCGCAAGCGGTTACGCGCCACGGATGCGGCACTGTTGTTGTGTCCACCAGCGGATACCCGAGAAGAAGGACGTTTTGTGCTATCCGCGCAACAGACCGAGCCGCTTGGTGTGCGGGTACGGCAGCTGTTGCAACAGCGCGAGCAATGGTGTCATTTGGTGCTGCGCCCGGCGGTACGCCAGTTCGCCACCGAAACCGAGCTGGAAGCCGAGCAATGTGTGCTGACCGCACTGCAGGCACAACAGGTGATATTGGTGCCGGTGGTTGGCCGCCAAGTAGACGGTGGCTGCCTGTTATTTATTTTCCAGAATACCCAGTCCGAGGCCTTGAGCCGCGCCTGTTTGCAGCTGTTATCGACCTTTGCCCACCTGTGCTACCTGATGGTGGATCGCCTTGGAGTAATGGAGCAGCTTAGCCAGCGTGAGCAGCTGCTACGGCGCACCGAGAAATTGGCCTCCATCGGCAGCTGGTTTGACGATTTGGTCAGTGGCCAGATCACCATCTCTGAGCAGACGGCGCGCATTTTTGGCCTGGACGAAGATCAGCGTTTGGTGACCATTGACGACTTTTATCGTCATTTGCACCCTGATGATCGCCAGCGTGTGCGCCACGAGTTACACGACAGCGTACGGCGCGGGGAAGCAACCGATCTCACCTATCGCATCATCGATCAGCATGGGCGACAACGCACCTTGCACGGCATGGCGGAAGTGATCACTGACGACAGTGGCCAAGCGATCGCGCGCTATGGCTCGTTGCAAGATATCACCGAGCAGGAAGTGCGAGAGCGCCACTTGCTGCAAGCCGCTAAGGTGTTGGAATCCACCAATGAAGGCGTGGTGGTCACCGATGCCAACGGCATGATTGAGGCCATCAATCCAGCGTTCAGTCGCATCACTGGATACGATGAAAGCGAGGTGTTGCAGCATTCCATTGCCGTGCTGAAATCCAGTCGCCACGACGCTCGTTTTTATCAGGATATGCTGCGCCAGCTGTCGATCACCGGGCAATGGCGCGGTGAAGTCTGGAACCGCCGGCGCAGTGGTGAAATTTTCCCGCAGTGGTTAACCATTACCGCAGTGCAGGATGGGCTTGGCAAAACTGGCAACTATGTCGGCGTGTTTACCGATATGTCCAGTCAGCGCCGCTCAGAGCAACAGCTGGAACAGTTATCGCACTACGACTCGCTCACTAACTTGCCGAATAGGCGCTTGCTGATACAGCGCCTGCAGCATGCCATTGAGCACGGTCATGATGGCCAACAACTGGCGTTGATTGCCATCGATCTAGATCACTTCAAACACATCAACGACAGCCTCGGCCACCCGGCGGGTGATCGTTTGTTAAAGCAGTTTGCTCAGCGGCTGAGACGTCGTTTGCGTGATTCGGATACCGTCGCGCGCCAGGGCGGCGACGATTTTATGGTCATGATTGAGCAGGTGCAGGGGCGTGAATATGTGGCAAAGATTGCCGACATCATTAAGCGCTTACTGTGCCAGCCATTTGACTTGGGCATTGGTCAGGAGTTGATGATTGGCGCCAGCATGGGGATCACTCTGTATCCGGACGACGGCAACAGTGTGACGCAGCTGCTCAGCAATGCCGATGTGGCAATGTACCGCGCCAAACAGCGCGGCCGTAACCACTATCAGTTCTACTCCAATGAAATGACTCGCGCTGCCAGCGATCGCCTGGAGCTGGGCAGTCAGTTGCGCCATGCGTTGCAGCGTGGCGGCCAGTTGCAGCTCTATTATCAGCCGCAGGTGTGCATGGCAAGCAACCGCGTGGTCGGCCTTGAGGCGTTAATGCGCTGGCAGCACCCGGACGATGGCATCATAGCGCCAGGGCGCTTTCTACCGGTAGCCGAGGACAACGGCCTGATGCCCGAGCTGGATACCTGTGCTTTGACATTGGCTTGTCAGCAAATTGCCCATTGGCAGCAGCGTGGCGTGCGGCCGTTGACGGTAGCGGTCAACATTACTCAACCAACGTTTGTGGCGGGTGGCTTGGTAGAAACTCTGAGCTTGCTGTTGCAACGCTACCGCATTGACTCCAGCTGGCTCGAGCTGGAGATCACCGAAGGCGCGCTACTGGAACCGACACCGGCGGTACTGGGCACCATCGCCGGACTGAAAGAGCTGGGCATTTCACTGGCGGTCGACGACTTTGGCACCGGTTATTCGTCGCTGGCCTATTTGCATCGCTATAAGGTCGATAAGCTCAAAATTGATCGCAGCTTTGTCACCGGGCTGGCGGAAGACGACGGGCGGGTGATCACCTCAACCATCATCAATATGGCAAAGGGGCTTGGGCTGCAGGTGCTGGCGGAAGGCGTGGAGTGTGAGCAGCAGCTGATGTTCTTGCGTGATCACCACTGTGAGGTGTACCAAGGGTTTCTGTTTAGCCAGCCCGTCCCCGTGCATCAATTGCAGCCGTGGTTATTGCCAGCAACAGGCTAA
- a CDS encoding ATP-binding protein, with translation MNIKTRILLSAVALQLIGFAVLIYRNNAHISDTVLDDSHRQFLQSVDMAVKHFNDASDVMERMAAGLARSGELLHQQRQLLNRSVLENQSRQLLLRTFDDFDQAIGGGIWFEPFALKPTLRYFGPYVFHASDGLTFSWELSNADYDYHQQDWYQLALPPGWDRSLRRHAPFYWTPPYVDQAGSEALMMTVDALMYDANQRLIGMSTVDWALGHARDYVQQLAPTPNSHSFMFHPASQMSVLDQGNAEFTPLGQLSDWQQSLMAIETGSFHQLVLPQTGNEYFIYAGKTDTGFVLGFAVPKADLIATTQSYTAHTLPISALIAALFAAAMLLILRLLFGPFDTILTLLRSTVASNQSGNDVPVQPIRYQGNNEFSAIISTFNTLVKQVQEYSQQVATSNAALLEQQRTVEELNSSLEQKVTQRTEELQQKSSEALESLRQLKLTQNQLVHMEKHAALGDMVAGLAHEINTPLGIGVTAVSALEDYLEELNSQYQSDQLSKTQLRDFISFAEESIDITGDNLRRAADMIGRFKQVAVDQASEQRRDFEVGDYLQSIASSLRPNYKYRPIDVRFEVAERIIVSSYPGALAQVITNLMMNSLTHAFDPDQNGTILLRAERQDDKLIIHYSDDGKGMDAEVLEHLYEPFFTTRKGKGGSGLGAHIIHNLVTGQLHGTIEVTSAPEQGCHFTLTLPCNPPSAGV, from the coding sequence ATGAACATAAAAACGCGTATTCTGTTGTCTGCGGTCGCGCTCCAGCTGATCGGTTTTGCTGTGCTGATCTACCGCAACAATGCTCACATCAGTGACACGGTATTAGACGACAGCCATCGCCAGTTCCTGCAATCCGTTGACATGGCAGTCAAACACTTCAACGACGCCTCTGATGTGATGGAACGGATGGCGGCGGGTCTGGCACGCTCCGGAGAGTTGCTGCACCAACAGCGTCAATTGCTGAACCGCAGCGTCCTGGAGAACCAATCGCGCCAATTGCTACTGCGCACCTTCGACGATTTTGACCAAGCCATTGGTGGTGGCATCTGGTTTGAGCCCTTCGCCCTGAAACCCACACTGCGCTACTTTGGGCCGTATGTTTTTCATGCCAGCGATGGCCTGACCTTCAGCTGGGAGCTGAGCAACGCTGACTACGACTATCATCAGCAAGATTGGTATCAGCTGGCATTACCACCCGGCTGGGACCGGAGCCTGCGCCGTCATGCGCCATTTTACTGGACGCCGCCCTACGTCGACCAAGCTGGCAGCGAAGCGCTAATGATGACTGTCGATGCACTGATGTACGATGCCAATCAACGCCTAATAGGCATGTCTACCGTCGACTGGGCGTTGGGCCATGCGCGTGATTATGTGCAGCAGCTTGCTCCCACCCCCAATAGCCACAGTTTTATGTTTCATCCCGCCAGCCAGATGTCGGTGCTCGATCAAGGCAACGCTGAATTTACCCCTCTGGGGCAACTCAGCGACTGGCAGCAAAGTTTGATGGCGATCGAAACCGGCTCTTTTCATCAGCTGGTGCTGCCACAAACTGGCAATGAATACTTTATTTACGCCGGTAAAACAGATACCGGTTTTGTGCTTGGCTTTGCCGTGCCCAAGGCCGATCTGATTGCCACAACCCAAAGCTACACCGCTCACACCTTGCCCATCAGTGCGTTAATCGCCGCGCTGTTTGCTGCCGCCATGCTGCTGATCCTGCGCCTGTTGTTTGGTCCATTCGACACCATTTTGACCCTGCTGCGCTCGACCGTCGCCTCCAATCAAAGCGGCAACGATGTGCCAGTGCAGCCCATTCGTTACCAAGGCAATAATGAGTTCTCAGCCATCATCAGCACCTTCAATACGCTGGTGAAGCAAGTACAGGAATACAGCCAGCAAGTGGCGACCAGCAACGCCGCTCTGCTAGAACAGCAGCGCACGGTGGAAGAGCTCAACAGCAGTTTGGAGCAAAAGGTCACACAGCGCACTGAGGAGCTGCAGCAAAAGAGTAGCGAGGCGCTGGAGTCATTACGGCAGCTGAAGCTGACGCAAAATCAGCTGGTGCATATGGAAAAGCACGCCGCCTTAGGCGACATGGTGGCAGGCCTGGCGCATGAAATTAATACCCCGCTGGGCATTGGCGTCACCGCCGTCAGTGCGTTGGAAGACTACCTGGAAGAGCTCAACAGTCAGTATCAAAGCGATCAGCTGAGCAAAACGCAGCTGCGGGATTTCATCAGTTTTGCCGAAGAAAGCATCGACATCACCGGCGATAACTTAAGGCGTGCAGCCGATATGATCGGCCGCTTTAAACAAGTGGCAGTCGATCAGGCCAGCGAGCAGCGTCGTGACTTTGAGGTTGGCGACTACCTGCAGTCCATCGCCAGCTCGTTGCGCCCCAATTATAAGTACCGGCCAATTGACGTGCGCTTTGAGGTGGCCGAACGCATCATCGTTTCCAGCTACCCAGGGGCCTTGGCGCAAGTCATTACCAACCTGATGATGAACTCCCTCACCCACGCTTTCGATCCGGATCAAAACGGCACCATATTGCTGCGAGCCGAGCGTCAGGACGACAAACTCATTATTCATTACAGCGACGACGGCAAAGGCATGGACGCCGAGGTACTCGAGCACCTGTACGAGCCGTTTTTTACTACCCGCAAAGGCAAAGGCGGCAGCGGCCTGGGAGCACACATTATTCACAACCTGGTCACTGGCCAATTGCATGGCACCATTGAGGTTACCTCAGCTCCCGAGCAAGGCTGCCACTTCACTCTGACATTGCCCTGTAACCCACCCAGTGCTGGCGTATAA
- a CDS encoding DEAD/DEAH box helicase, producing MTDTTTGFASLGLPFSILRALETLGYEEPSPIQADSIPSLLEGRDVLGMAQTGTGKTAAFTLPLLARTQTEQPSPQVLVLAPTRELAQQVAQAVKSYSQYMPGVGVSAVYGGADYGSQLRELKRGPQWVVGTPGRVMDHLRRGTLNLADIKAVVLDEADEMLRMGFIDDVNWILEHTPRQRQVALFSATMPREIQQVAETHLKDPVQVKIKTKTTTNANIRQRYWFVAGAHKNDALLRICEVEDFDAMMVFVRTKQATEEVAEYMQAQGFRCAPLNGDIPQQLREKAVDKLKRGQLDIIVATDVAARGLDVERISHVINYDIPSDTESYVHRIGRTGRAGRDGEAIAFIRGREKRLLRDIEKATRQTIAEMPLPTAKDVNDKRRQRFMGRLMDAVKPEQNKLYREMIEELLREHPLDALDLATAAAALLQGNKPLFLDEKADQRMQERRERPERDRERPERGERGERGRKALPEAQPKPLKGMKDVDMVRYQVAIGYDDGLRPGNLVGAVANEAELDSKYIGHIEILGQFSVIDLPAGMPPETLQTLKRARVCGKALGLKAYNPEQVPEGGRPPRRDGNKGPRRGDGQKKFNRNKPRRQAS from the coding sequence ATGACCGACACTACGACAGGCTTCGCTAGCCTGGGCTTACCTTTTTCTATTCTTCGTGCACTGGAAACTTTGGGCTACGAAGAACCATCACCGATTCAAGCAGACAGTATCCCGTCTCTGCTGGAAGGGCGTGATGTGCTGGGTATGGCACAAACCGGTACCGGTAAAACCGCTGCTTTCACCTTGCCGCTTTTGGCGCGCACGCAAACTGAACAACCGTCACCGCAAGTGTTGGTATTAGCACCCACGCGTGAATTGGCGCAGCAGGTGGCGCAGGCGGTTAAAAGCTACAGCCAATACATGCCAGGTGTGGGTGTTTCTGCTGTTTACGGTGGTGCCGACTATGGCAGCCAGCTGCGCGAACTGAAGCGTGGCCCTCAATGGGTGGTTGGTACACCCGGTCGAGTGATGGATCACTTGCGCCGCGGCACCCTGAACCTGGCTGATATTAAAGCCGTGGTACTGGACGAAGCCGATGAAATGCTGCGCATGGGCTTTATCGATGATGTGAACTGGATTCTGGAACACACCCCGCGCCAGCGTCAGGTGGCGTTGTTCTCAGCCACCATGCCGCGTGAAATTCAGCAGGTCGCTGAAACGCACTTGAAAGATCCGGTACAGGTTAAAATCAAAACCAAAACCACCACCAACGCCAATATTCGTCAGCGCTACTGGTTTGTGGCCGGTGCGCACAAAAACGATGCTTTGCTGCGTATCTGTGAAGTCGAAGACTTCGACGCCATGATGGTATTCGTGCGCACTAAGCAAGCTACCGAAGAGGTCGCTGAGTACATGCAGGCTCAAGGCTTTCGCTGTGCGCCGTTGAACGGTGACATTCCGCAGCAACTGCGCGAAAAAGCCGTCGACAAGCTCAAGCGTGGTCAGCTGGATATTATTGTGGCGACGGACGTAGCGGCGCGTGGTCTGGACGTCGAGCGCATCAGTCACGTAATTAACTACGACATTCCATCCGATACGGAGTCGTACGTGCACCGTATCGGTCGTACTGGCCGTGCAGGTCGTGATGGTGAAGCCATTGCCTTCATTCGCGGACGCGAAAAGCGTTTGCTGCGTGACATTGAAAAAGCCACCCGTCAAACCATTGCAGAAATGCCATTGCCGACGGCTAAAGACGTCAACGACAAACGTCGTCAGCGCTTTATGGGCCGTTTGATGGATGCGGTGAAGCCAGAACAAAACAAGCTGTATCGCGAAATGATCGAAGAGCTGCTGCGTGAGCACCCGCTCGATGCACTGGACTTGGCCACCGCTGCCGCGGCTTTGCTGCAAGGCAATAAGCCACTGTTCTTGGACGAAAAAGCCGATCAACGCATGCAAGAGCGCCGCGAGCGTCCAGAGCGTGATCGCGAGCGTCCGGAACGCGGTGAGCGCGGCGAACGTGGTCGTAAAGCGTTGCCAGAAGCACAGCCTAAGCCATTAAAAGGCATGAAAGACGTCGACATGGTGCGCTACCAAGTCGCCATCGGTTACGACGATGGCTTGCGCCCTGGCAACCTAGTTGGTGCTGTGGCTAACGAAGCCGAGCTGGACAGCAAATACATCGGTCATATCGAAATCTTGGGTCAGTTCTCGGTGATCGATCTGCCCGCTGGCATGCCACCGGAAACCTTGCAAACGCTGAAGCGTGCTCGCGTGTGCGGCAAAGCACTGGGCCTGAAAGCCTATAACCCAGAGCAAGTGCCGGAAGGTGGTCGTCCACCACGTCGTGATGGCAATAAGGGTCCGCGCCGCGGCGATGGCCAGAAGAAGTTTAACCGCAACAAACCCCGTCGTCAGGCCAGTTAA
- a CDS encoding flagellar brake protein, which translates to MARFEDLKLLPGQPMQLEFDGYSSERDRSVLLGYRPNHSIIVTTPIINGSPMTLKLGMGLAVRLFAPQVNSACAFRTEVLHVSRAPYAHIHLAMPDTVVTGEVRKSVRAKVRLIVSIHHGPEFERQCSALINDLSIGGARVTAKHLPVASGDHIRISAQLEVSGVERIVTVNALVRSYQEEEGSCSIGVQFNEMNDADRVMLHAYVLSNIHG; encoded by the coding sequence TTGGCTCGGTTTGAAGATCTGAAACTATTGCCTGGGCAACCCATGCAGCTGGAGTTTGACGGTTACTCCAGCGAAAGAGACCGCAGCGTTCTGCTGGGTTACCGCCCTAATCACAGCATCATTGTGACGACCCCTATCATTAATGGCTCACCCATGACTTTGAAGCTCGGCATGGGACTGGCCGTCAGGTTGTTTGCGCCTCAGGTGAATAGCGCCTGTGCCTTTCGTACTGAGGTGCTGCACGTATCACGCGCGCCCTATGCTCATATTCATTTGGCAATGCCGGACACAGTCGTGACTGGAGAGGTGCGCAAAAGCGTGCGTGCCAAGGTGCGTTTGATTGTTTCCATCCATCATGGGCCAGAGTTTGAACGCCAGTGCTCGGCTCTGATAAACGACCTCAGCATCGGTGGCGCGCGCGTCACCGCCAAGCATTTACCCGTTGCCAGCGGCGACCACATTCGCATCAGTGCGCAGCTGGAAGTCAGTGGGGTTGAGCGCATCGTGACCGTGAATGCGTTAGTGCGCTCCTATCAGGAAGAAGAGGGCAGTTGCAGTATTGGTGTGCAGTTCAATGAGATGAACGACGCCGATCGAGTTATGTTGCACGCCTATGTGTTATCCAATATTCATGGTTGA
- a CDS encoding DUF3820 family protein, with protein sequence MWKNEDLIHLVTTPMPFGKYQGRVLIDLPEAYLLWMQQRGWPNGTLGQWLALALEIKINGLESLLEPLRQHKPIHRTHTSGEYH encoded by the coding sequence ATGTGGAAAAACGAAGACCTGATACACCTGGTGACGACGCCCATGCCATTTGGTAAGTACCAGGGGCGCGTGTTGATCGATCTGCCAGAAGCTTATCTGCTATGGATGCAACAGCGCGGCTGGCCCAATGGCACCCTGGGACAGTGGTTGGCGCTGGCATTGGAGATCAAGATCAATGGCCTGGAATCGCTACTCGAGCCCTTGCGCCAGCACAAACCTATTCACCGCACGCACACTTCGGGGGAATACCACTGA
- a CDS encoding glutamine amidotransferase-related protein — protein sequence MLRLGLLETDELYDDLIDDYRSYGWMFRRFFEALGAKWQYRHYHIQQGQWPQQWDECDAWLITGSKSGVYDDAPWIPQLQQWIQQAYQQQQRLLGICFGHQILAHSLGGFAGQSQKGWGIGVHTTHIEHRPLWLNDDQAHIRLLYSHQDQVERLPREARRLAGSDFCPNAAFYIGDQVLGFQGHPEFTREYLQRLLPRRVDSIGAQTLQRSFNGLDQATDEERVGRWLISFIEQR from the coding sequence ATGCTACGCCTCGGCCTATTAGAAACCGATGAGCTGTACGACGACCTGATTGATGACTACCGCTCTTATGGCTGGATGTTTCGACGCTTTTTTGAGGCACTGGGTGCGAAATGGCAATACCGGCACTACCACATTCAGCAGGGGCAATGGCCGCAACAATGGGACGAGTGTGATGCCTGGCTGATTACCGGTTCTAAAAGCGGGGTCTACGACGACGCGCCCTGGATTCCACAGTTGCAACAGTGGATTCAACAGGCATATCAGCAGCAACAGCGCTTGCTCGGTATTTGTTTTGGCCATCAGATTCTCGCCCACAGCCTGGGCGGCTTTGCGGGCCAGAGCCAGAAAGGCTGGGGCATTGGCGTGCATACCACGCACATTGAGCACAGGCCATTGTGGTTGAACGACGATCAGGCGCACATTCGTTTACTCTACAGCCATCAGGATCAAGTAGAACGCTTACCGCGCGAAGCCAGGCGCCTAGCCGGCAGTGACTTCTGCCCCAATGCCGCGTTTTACATTGGCGATCAGGTACTGGGTTTCCAGGGGCACCCGGAGTTCACTCGAGAGTATTTGCAGCGCCTCTTGCCAAGACGCGTCGACAGCATCGGAGCACAAACGCTGCAGCGCAGCTTCAATGGCCTGGATCAGGCCACCGATGAGGAGCGCGTTGGGCGCTGGCTCATCAGTTTCATCGAGCAGCGCTGA